One segment of Tamlana crocina DNA contains the following:
- a CDS encoding M48 family metallopeptidase, translating to MTANTLFYIIIAIIVINYLVDKILDSLNAKHFNDQLPKEVEDVYDEAEYKKSQNYKATKYRFGLITSTFSVALTLAFLIFDGFEWVDNIARSYSSNPIIVALIFFGIIMIGSDILTTPFSYYSTFVIEEKFGFNKTTLKTFILDKIKGWLMMAILGGGILALVVWFYQISGSLFWLYAWGLITVFSVFMNMFYSKIIVPLFNKQTPLEEGALRDKISAYAQTVGFKLDKIFVIDGSKRSTKANAYFSGFGSEKRVTLYDTLINDLEDEEIVAVLAHEVGHYKKKHIIFNLVVSVLTTGVMLYVLSLFISSPLLSNALGVETPSFHIGLVAFGMLYAPISEITGLIMNWFSRKFEYEADDYAKNTYKGEPLITSLKKLSKNSLSNLTPHPAYVFMHYSHPTLLERIKNLRK from the coding sequence ATGACCGCAAATACCCTATTTTATATTATTATAGCCATAATCGTTATCAATTATTTGGTTGATAAAATATTGGATTCCTTAAATGCTAAACATTTTAACGACCAACTGCCCAAGGAAGTTGAAGATGTTTATGACGAAGCCGAATACAAAAAATCGCAAAATTACAAAGCCACCAAATACCGTTTTGGATTGATTACTTCGACATTTTCGGTGGCGCTAACGCTTGCTTTTCTAATTTTCGACGGGTTTGAATGGGTAGACAACATTGCCCGTAGCTATAGCAGCAATCCCATTATTGTGGCTTTGATTTTCTTTGGAATTATCATGATTGGTAGCGATATTTTAACGACTCCGTTTTCGTATTACAGCACTTTTGTAATCGAAGAAAAATTTGGATTCAATAAAACAACCTTAAAAACCTTTATTCTGGATAAAATAAAAGGTTGGCTGATGATGGCCATTCTTGGTGGTGGTATTTTGGCGCTTGTAGTTTGGTTTTATCAAATTTCGGGGAGTCTGTTTTGGCTGTATGCTTGGGGCTTAATTACGGTTTTTTCGGTATTTATGAATATGTTTTATTCTAAAATAATTGTTCCGCTGTTTAATAAACAAACCCCTTTGGAAGAAGGCGCTTTACGCGATAAAATTTCGGCATACGCCCAAACGGTGGGTTTTAAACTCGATAAGATTTTTGTGATTGACGGCTCGAAGCGTAGCACAAAAGCAAACGCTTATTTTTCAGGTTTTGGAAGCGAAAAACGGGTAACGCTTTACGATACTTTAATTAATGATTTGGAGGACGAAGAAATCGTGGCTGTTTTGGCACACGAAGTGGGGCATTATAAAAAGAAACATATTATTTTCAATTTGGTGGTTTCGGTTTTAACCACAGGCGTGATGCTTTATGTGCTGTCATTGTTTATTTCTAGTCCGTTGCTGTCAAACGCTTTGGGGGTTGAAACACCAAGTTTCCACATTGGTTTGGTGGCTTTTGGTATGCTCTATGCCCCAATTTCTGAAATTACCGGATTGATTATGAATTGGTTTTCCCGAAAATTTGAATACGAAGCTGACGACTATGCCAAAAACACTTATAAAGGTGAACCACTGATTACATCTTTAAAAAAACTGAGCAAAAACAGTTTGAGCAATTTAACGCCGCATCCGGCTTATGTGTTTATGCACTACTCACATCCTACTTTATTGGAACGCATCAAAAACTTACGGAAGTAA
- a CDS encoding RNA methyltransferase codes for MTTKFISSAQNPIIRQLVQLKDKSRERKKSGTFLIEGGREIELAIKGGYALETVLFCSELFSKEQLNEFLNVRLSGVETHKDKIEISQEIYQKLAHRGTTEGILAVAKSKSHLVKNLVFNTENPLILVAEAPEKPGNIGALLRTADAANADAVIIANPKTDLYNPNIIRSSVGCVFTTPIAMGTTDEIISFLKSKHINIYCAALQASVDYHTQDFTKPTAIVVGTEATGLSEAWRQHSTQNIIIPMQGEIDSMNVSVAAGILIFEAKRQRNFE; via the coding sequence TTGACTACAAAATTTATTTCCAGCGCACAAAACCCAATTATTCGACAACTGGTCCAATTAAAAGACAAGTCACGCGAACGTAAAAAATCGGGTACGTTTTTAATTGAAGGTGGGCGTGAAATCGAATTGGCCATTAAGGGCGGTTATGCATTGGAAACCGTGTTGTTTTGTTCTGAATTATTTTCAAAAGAACAATTAAACGAATTTTTAAATGTCAGGTTGAGCGGAGTCGAAACCCACAAGGACAAGATTGAAATCTCACAAGAAATCTATCAAAAATTAGCGCACCGTGGTACAACCGAAGGTATTTTGGCCGTTGCAAAAAGTAAGTCCCATTTAGTTAAAAATTTAGTTTTCAATACTGAAAACCCATTGATTTTAGTGGCCGAAGCCCCTGAAAAACCCGGAAACATTGGAGCTTTGCTACGCACTGCCGATGCCGCAAATGCAGACGCCGTAATTATTGCCAACCCTAAAACCGATTTGTACAACCCAAACATCATCCGCTCTAGCGTGGGCTGTGTGTTTACTACTCCCATTGCCATGGGAACGACCGATGAAATCATTTCGTTTTTAAAATCAAAACACATTAATATTTACTGTGCCGCTTTACAAGCTTCGGTAGATTATCATACGCAGGATTTCACAAAACCCACGGCCATTGTTGTAGGCACAGAGGCCACTGGATTAAGTGAAGCGTGGCGACAACATTCTACCCAAAATATTATCATCCCCATGCAAGGGGAAATTGACTCGATGAACGTTTCGGTTGCCGCAGGAATTCTTATTTTTGAGGCCAAAAGGCAACGAAATTTTGAATAA
- a CDS encoding DUF6503 family protein → MKKLVLLSISLFILSCKNKTSETTVETKPETAAEQKDKPSKYPEALVKVFDAHGGLDTWNKMKSLSFTMEKPNGKEVTTVNLKNRKSLIDMPEHAIGFDGKQAWLLNKSDAEYKGDAKFYYNLMFYFYAMPFVLADDGIIYSEAKPLEFEGQTYPGIKISYNSGIGESPEDEYVLYFNPETYKMEWLGYTVTFFTGEKEPKLHFRKYSDWLEVNDLLLPKTMVRYNYENNLPTTIHSENHFTEVSVSSEKPNTEWFEVPEGATVLE, encoded by the coding sequence ATGAAAAAACTAGTATTACTATCCATTTCACTATTTATTTTATCCTGTAAGAACAAAACATCCGAAACCACCGTAGAGACAAAACCCGAAACTGCCGCCGAGCAGAAAGACAAACCCTCAAAGTATCCAGAGGCTTTGGTGAAAGTATTTGATGCCCATGGCGGACTTGATACTTGGAACAAAATGAAGTCACTCTCTTTTACCATGGAAAAACCCAATGGAAAAGAAGTAACCACCGTAAATTTAAAAAACAGGAAGTCGCTTATCGATATGCCAGAGCACGCTATTGGCTTTGATGGTAAACAAGCTTGGCTATTAAATAAAAGCGATGCTGAGTACAAAGGCGATGCTAAATTCTACTATAATTTAATGTTCTATTTCTATGCCATGCCATTCGTTTTGGCCGATGATGGTATTATTTACAGTGAAGCAAAACCTTTGGAGTTCGAAGGGCAAACCTACCCCGGAATAAAAATATCCTATAATAGCGGGATAGGCGAATCGCCAGAGGATGAATATGTTTTGTATTTCAACCCCGAAACCTATAAAATGGAATGGTTGGGCTATACTGTTACATTTTTTACAGGAGAAAAGGAGCCTAAACTTCATTTTAGAAAATATAGCGATTGGCTAGAGGTAAATGACCTGTTGCTCCCTAAAACCATGGTTAGGTATAATTACGAAAACAATCTGCCTACTACAATACATAGCGAAAACCATTTTACAGAGGTATCGGTATCTTCCGAAAAACCAAATACAGAGTGGTTTGAAGTGCCCGAAGGTGCTACTGTTTTAGAGTAA
- a CDS encoding DUF3810 domain-containing protein has product MLKNKKNLLALSLVPQYFLVKLMALFSEFIERFYSNGLYPVISKIFRYTLGWLPFSFGDVVYAISIIYIVRWLIKNRKRPRKDTLNWLRDVAAALAVVYFAFHVLWGLNYYRLPLHKNLNLEADYTTEKLVLVTEKLIKKANGIHLQIAEHDSLKVDMPFSKSDILKEAPMGYDQLKKQFPHLEYHPKSVKKSLFSYPLTYMGFSGYLNPLTNEAQVDGLIPSFKFPTTTTHEIAHQLGYAAENEANFIGCLAAINHKNIYFNYSGYTFGLRFCLNEIYRRDEALYETMVETVNPGILKNYKEVREFWDEHQNPAEPFFKLFYGNFLKANQQSKGMESYNYVVALLVNYFDGINL; this is encoded by the coding sequence ATGTTGAAGAACAAGAAAAACCTACTGGCGCTGTCGTTGGTTCCGCAGTATTTTTTGGTGAAACTGATGGCGCTTTTCTCCGAATTTATTGAACGGTTTTACAGTAACGGCCTGTATCCCGTAATCTCGAAAATTTTCAGGTATACATTGGGCTGGTTGCCGTTTTCCTTTGGCGATGTGGTATATGCCATTTCCATAATTTATATAGTGAGGTGGTTGATAAAAAACCGAAAACGCCCACGAAAAGACACCCTAAATTGGCTGCGCGATGTGGCTGCAGCATTGGCCGTGGTTTACTTTGCTTTCCATGTGCTTTGGGGGCTAAATTATTACCGTTTGCCTTTACACAAAAACTTAAATTTGGAAGCCGATTATACGACTGAAAAATTGGTTTTGGTCACTGAAAAATTAATTAAAAAAGCCAACGGCATCCATTTACAAATTGCTGAACACGATAGTTTAAAGGTTGATATGCCCTTTAGCAAAAGTGATATTTTAAAGGAGGCGCCTATGGGTTACGACCAATTGAAAAAACAATTTCCACATTTAGAGTACCACCCTAAAAGTGTAAAAAAATCGTTGTTTAGTTATCCTTTAACCTATATGGGCTTTAGTGGTTATTTAAATCCGCTTACAAATGAAGCACAGGTTGACGGACTGATTCCCTCCTTTAAATTCCCCACAACCACAACCCACGAAATTGCCCATCAATTAGGTTATGCCGCCGAAAACGAAGCCAATTTTATTGGTTGTTTAGCTGCTATAAATCATAAAAATATTTACTTTAATTATTCGGGATATACCTTCGGGCTACGATTTTGCTTAAATGAAATTTATCGTCGGGACGAAGCGCTTTACGAAACCATGGTTGAAACCGTTAACCCAGGAATTTTAAAGAATTACAAAGAGGTTCGGGAGTTTTGGGATGAACACCAAAACCCTGCCGAACCTTTTTTTAAATTATTCTACGGTAATTTTCTAAAAGCCAACCAACAGAGCAAGGGTATGGAAAGCTACAATTATGTTGTGGCCCTACTGGTAAATTATTTTGATGGCATAAATTTATAA
- a CDS encoding aminoacyl-histidine dipeptidase, which yields MSQDIRQLQPTALWNKFADLNAVPRPSKKEERVIAFMKNFGESLGLETLVDEVGNVIIKKPATPGMENRTTVVMQSHLDMVHQKNNDTVFDFNTQGIDMYVDGDWVRAKGTTLGADNGLGVATIMAILESDDIQHPAIEALFTIDEETGMTGAMGLKGGLLSGGILLNLDTEEDDEIGVGCAGGIDVTATRNYEEEETPEFKIGYEIKVKGLQGGHSGMQIHEGLGNANKIMNRLLFDGFEHFGLRISEIEGGGLRNAIPRESKAIVAVDAVKEERFLSEIKQLSEIIKLEFKTTDPDLTIEISKTETPERILDLGVQEGFTRAVYAAVNGVYRMSADMPDLVETSNNIARVLVKEGKIEVACLTRSSVESSKTDLANTLRATFELTGCEVAFSGEYPGWQPNMDSKILKVMVPLYEKLNGEKPHVAACHAGLECGILGQNYPEMDMISFGPNIKGAHSPDERAQISSVQKYWTFVLEVLKNIPSMKI from the coding sequence ATGAGCCAAGACATCAGACAACTTCAACCTACCGCACTGTGGAATAAATTCGCCGATCTTAATGCCGTACCACGACCTTCAAAAAAAGAAGAACGGGTTATTGCATTCATGAAAAACTTTGGTGAAAGTTTAGGTTTGGAGACCCTTGTTGATGAAGTGGGCAATGTAATTATAAAAAAGCCGGCAACTCCCGGTATGGAAAATCGAACTACGGTGGTAATGCAATCGCATCTCGATATGGTACACCAAAAAAATAATGACACCGTTTTCGATTTCAATACCCAAGGCATCGACATGTATGTGGATGGCGATTGGGTGCGGGCCAAAGGCACTACCCTTGGCGCCGATAACGGTTTGGGCGTGGCCACCATTATGGCCATTTTAGAGAGCGACGATATTCAGCATCCCGCTATTGAAGCCCTGTTTACCATTGATGAAGAAACAGGGATGACGGGTGCCATGGGTTTAAAGGGCGGACTCCTTTCTGGCGGTATTTTATTAAATCTCGATACCGAAGAAGACGATGAAATCGGTGTAGGCTGTGCTGGCGGAATTGATGTTACGGCTACAAGAAATTATGAGGAAGAAGAAACACCCGAATTCAAGATAGGATACGAAATTAAGGTAAAAGGTTTACAGGGTGGGCATTCTGGAATGCAAATCCACGAAGGCTTAGGCAATGCCAATAAAATAATGAACCGCTTATTGTTTGATGGGTTTGAACATTTCGGGCTCCGCATTTCAGAAATTGAAGGAGGTGGTTTAAGAAACGCCATTCCGCGTGAGAGCAAGGCGATTGTTGCTGTTGATGCCGTTAAAGAGGAGCGCTTTTTATCTGAAATCAAACAGCTTTCAGAAATCATCAAATTAGAATTCAAAACTACCGACCCCGATTTAACCATTGAAATTTCAAAAACCGAAACGCCAGAACGTATTTTGGACTTAGGCGTTCAGGAAGGATTTACCAGAGCGGTTTATGCCGCCGTAAACGGTGTGTACCGTATGAGTGCCGATATGCCCGATTTGGTGGAAACGTCTAATAATATAGCACGCGTTTTGGTAAAAGAGGGGAAAATAGAAGTAGCTTGTTTAACCCGTTCTTCAGTGGAAAGTTCTAAAACGGATTTGGCAAATACACTCCGTGCCACTTTTGAACTTACGGGTTGTGAGGTTGCATTTTCAGGTGAATATCCCGGTTGGCAACCTAACATGGATTCAAAAATCCTGAAAGTTATGGTGCCGCTATACGAAAAGCTAAATGGAGAAAAACCACATGTGGCCGCTTGCCATGCCGGATTGGAATGTGGTATTTTAGGGCAAAACTATCCCGAAATGGATATGATTAGTTTTGGTCCCAACATTAAAGGCGCACACTCGCCAGATGAGCGAGCACAGATTTCGTCGGTGCAAAAATATTGGACATTTGTTTTGGAGGTTTTAAAGAATATTCCTTCTATGAAAATATAA
- a CDS encoding T9SS type A sorting domain-containing protein: protein MKQTLLFFFFVLSISVFSQVANKPYDLWTCDSDHNGFEVFDLTVLNDQVLGGQNSSEYLVTYHLSDYDVHNDKSLDGFYGANIDDLPVTIYAKVTSVDTGNYDFTSFELYFVGFSDSGGGLDVIKCDDNESDGITAFSTYDLGVDNSSTVHKTREDAIKGIKPLTLPYHNTTPHRDMVYLRQENSYGCYKITYLHLEVRSNPEIQKPTPFLLCDDNADGFSEFDLMEKNDEILDGSQATITYHLTSSDAASFSYNGKKLPELYTNTTAYTQTVYARATFSSTGCYKITSLDLIVQDCRDLDNDNIINSYEDFNKNNNLDDDDTDLDTIPDYLDDDDDGDGVLTKDEDYNNNGTPLDDDTNANNIPDYLDVSVALETEEFEVVNFKLFPNPAKNHFYLQLNEQVNSVSVEVAIVDLQGKEIIKIEKNNTGKSIKLDISQLKRGLYFVKVIDGSKTLVGKLMVQ, encoded by the coding sequence ATGAAACAAACTTTACTTTTCTTTTTCTTCGTTCTATCTATTTCTGTTTTTTCACAGGTTGCTAATAAACCATATGACCTTTGGACATGTGACAGTGACCATAACGGTTTTGAAGTTTTTGATTTAACAGTTTTAAATGATCAAGTTTTAGGTGGACAAAACTCAAGTGAGTATCTTGTAACATACCATTTGTCGGATTATGACGTGCACAATGACAAATCTTTAGATGGTTTTTACGGAGCTAACATTGATGATTTACCTGTTACAATTTATGCTAAAGTAACAAGTGTCGATACCGGTAATTATGATTTTACATCTTTTGAGTTATATTTTGTGGGGTTTTCTGATTCAGGAGGGGGGTTAGATGTAATAAAATGTGATGATAATGAAAGTGATGGTATTACGGCTTTCTCAACTTATGATTTAGGTGTTGATAATTCAAGTACTGTTCATAAAACAAGAGAAGATGCAATTAAGGGAATAAAACCGCTAACATTGCCTTATCATAATACAACTCCTCATCGTGATATGGTGTATTTAAGACAAGAAAATTCATATGGGTGTTATAAGATCACATATTTGCATTTGGAAGTAAGGTCGAATCCAGAAATTCAAAAACCAACTCCTTTTTTGTTATGTGATGATAATGCCGATGGTTTTTCTGAATTTGATTTAATGGAAAAGAATGATGAAATTTTGGATGGAAGTCAGGCGACTATCACATATCATTTAACTTCTAGCGATGCAGCCTCATTTAGTTATAATGGCAAAAAATTACCAGAGTTATATACAAATACAACTGCATACACACAAACGGTTTATGCACGAGCAACGTTTAGTTCAACCGGATGCTATAAAATAACTAGTTTGGATTTAATTGTTCAGGATTGTCGGGATCTGGACAATGATAATATAATTAATAGTTATGAGGATTTTAATAAAAATAACAATCTAGATGATGATGATACTGACTTAGACACTATTCCTGATTATTTAGATGATGACGATGATGGTGATGGAGTTTTGACTAAGGATGAAGATTACAATAATAATGGAACACCATTAGATGATGATACAAATGCAAACAACATTCCAGATTATTTAGACGTTAGTGTTGCGCTTGAAACAGAGGAGTTTGAGGTCGTTAATTTTAAATTGTTCCCCAACCCAGCAAAAAACCATTTTTACCTACAATTAAATGAACAGGTAAATAGTGTTTCGGTTGAAGTGGCTATTGTTGACCTTCAGGGAAAGGAAATAATCAAAATAGAAAAGAATAACACGGGTAAATCAATAAAATTGGACATTTCACAATTAAAAAGAGGTTTATATTTTGTTAAGGTAATAGATGGCAGTAAAACCTTAGTAGGAAAACTAATGGTACAATAG